Proteins from a single region of Streptomyces spinoverrucosus:
- the urtE gene encoding urea ABC transporter ATP-binding subunit UrtE, which translates to MLEISSVQAGYDRTTVLHGVTVSVPKDGVATVLGHNGAGKSTLLRAAMGLIKPKNGTVLLDGENITRLAPHQRVARGMAYVPQGQQSFPHLTTAENLQLVADGRSGGKEAVAEALDLFPVLRELSGRRAGLLSGGQRQQLAIARALITRPKLLLLDEPTEGIQPSVVAEIEETILALTRRGGLSVLLVEQHVGFAMRAAQHYYVLEAGRVTSTGEGGTGAEQIVRAALSV; encoded by the coding sequence ATGCTGGAGATCAGTTCCGTCCAGGCCGGCTACGACCGCACCACGGTGCTGCACGGCGTGACGGTCTCGGTCCCGAAGGACGGCGTCGCCACCGTCCTCGGCCACAACGGCGCCGGCAAGAGCACCCTGCTGCGCGCCGCCATGGGCCTGATCAAGCCGAAGAACGGCACCGTCCTGCTCGACGGCGAGAACATCACCCGCCTCGCCCCGCACCAGCGGGTGGCCCGCGGCATGGCCTACGTCCCACAGGGACAGCAGTCCTTCCCGCACCTGACCACGGCCGAGAACCTCCAACTCGTCGCGGACGGCCGCAGCGGCGGCAAGGAGGCCGTCGCCGAGGCCCTGGACCTCTTCCCCGTCCTGCGCGAGCTGTCCGGCCGCCGCGCCGGTCTCCTCTCCGGCGGTCAGCGCCAGCAACTCGCCATCGCCCGCGCCCTGATCACCCGACCGAAGCTGCTCCTCCTCGACGAACCCACCGAGGGCATCCAGCCCTCGGTCGTCGCCGAGATCGAGGAGACGATCCTCGCCCTGACCCGGCGCGGTGGCCTGTCCGTGCTCCTCGTCGAACAACACGTCGGCTTCGCCATGCGGGCTGCCCAGCACTACTACGTCCTGGAAGCGGGCCGGGTGACCTCGACCGGAGAGGGCGGCACGGGCGCCGAACAGATCGTACGGGCGGCACTCAGCGTGTGA
- a CDS encoding quinone oxidoreductase family protein, whose protein sequence is MRLISYHEHGSPDVLRVEDAPVPSPGPGQLLLRTEAVGVNFIETQMRGNTAPFPSPLPGRPGGDVVGRVEVLGPETDGPAPGTRVAAFGVPAAYADQVVVEAERVLIVPEGIDAATATALGSTAQTAWSVLDAARVAKGDTVLVHAAAGAIGHLVTQLAKLRGAGRVIGTVGSPAKADFVLAHGADDVIDYRQPDWADKVRELTGGQGVDVVLDSVEGAVFKDGLKLLKPYGRLVYYGFAGADGEVAKVAMTELLGLTYVVGTSLDAWAKADPTRVAEARAELVRMVASGDLRVAVHATLPLTEAAEAHRVIENRTQLGRVVLVP, encoded by the coding sequence ATGCGACTGATCAGTTACCACGAGCACGGCTCCCCCGATGTCCTGCGTGTCGAGGACGCCCCGGTCCCCAGCCCGGGCCCCGGCCAACTGCTGCTGCGCACCGAGGCCGTCGGCGTCAACTTCATCGAGACCCAGATGCGCGGCAACACCGCCCCGTTCCCGTCCCCGTTGCCCGGCCGCCCCGGCGGTGATGTGGTGGGCCGGGTCGAGGTACTTGGCCCGGAGACCGACGGCCCGGCGCCGGGCACCCGGGTCGCGGCGTTCGGCGTGCCCGCCGCGTACGCGGACCAGGTCGTCGTCGAGGCCGAGCGCGTCCTCATCGTGCCCGAGGGGATCGACGCGGCCACCGCGACCGCCCTCGGATCCACCGCGCAGACCGCGTGGAGCGTTCTCGACGCGGCCCGTGTCGCCAAGGGCGACACGGTGCTCGTGCATGCCGCGGCCGGCGCGATCGGACATCTCGTCACCCAGCTCGCGAAACTTCGTGGGGCGGGGCGGGTCATCGGCACGGTCGGCTCGCCGGCGAAGGCCGACTTCGTCCTCGCGCACGGCGCGGACGACGTCATCGACTACCGGCAGCCCGACTGGGCCGACAAGGTCCGCGAACTCACTGGCGGCCAGGGTGTCGACGTGGTGCTCGACAGCGTCGAGGGCGCCGTGTTCAAGGACGGCTTGAAGCTGCTCAAGCCGTACGGGCGGCTCGTCTACTACGGCTTCGCGGGCGCCGACGGCGAGGTGGCGAAGGTGGCGATGACCGAACTCCTCGGTCTCACCTACGTGGTGGGCACCTCGCTCGATGCCTGGGCCAAGGCCGACCCGACGCGCGTCGCCGAAGCGCGCGCGGAGCTGGTGCGCATGGTGGCGTCGGGCGATCTGCGCGTCGCCGTGCACGCCACGCTGCCGCTGACCGAGGCGGCCGAGGCCCACCGGGTCATCGAGAACCGTACCCAGCTGGGCCGTGTCGTCCTCGTCCCCTGA
- the urtD gene encoding urea ABC transporter ATP-binding protein UrtD, whose translation MSGEGLTVRDLRVTFDGFTAVDGVDLDIHPGDLRFLIGPNGAGKTTLVDAVTGLVKATGSVRFGDQDLLGKPVQKIARMGIGRTFQTATVFEELTVLQNLDIAAGAGRGVWTMLRRRKGIPEEVDKALETTGLTDLRDRPAGVLAHGQKQWLEIGMLLVQDVKLLLLDEPVAGMSHDEREATGELLQRVSADHTVVVIEHDMDFMRSFARSVSVLHAGKVLSEGTVADVQADAKVQEVYLGRASEPETDKPEPAPTTMPVAVAEEA comes from the coding sequence ATGAGCGGCGAAGGACTGACGGTCCGCGACCTCAGGGTCACCTTCGACGGGTTCACCGCGGTCGACGGCGTGGACCTCGACATCCACCCCGGCGACCTGCGCTTCCTCATCGGCCCGAACGGCGCAGGCAAGACCACCCTGGTCGACGCCGTCACCGGACTGGTGAAGGCCACCGGTTCGGTCCGGTTCGGAGACCAGGACCTGCTGGGCAAGCCGGTGCAGAAGATCGCCCGCATGGGCATCGGACGCACGTTCCAGACCGCCACGGTCTTCGAGGAACTGACCGTTCTTCAGAACCTGGACATCGCCGCCGGTGCCGGGCGCGGCGTGTGGACGATGCTGCGCCGCCGCAAGGGCATACCGGAGGAGGTCGACAAGGCGCTGGAGACGACGGGGCTGACGGACCTGCGTGACCGCCCCGCCGGAGTGCTCGCACACGGCCAGAAGCAGTGGCTGGAGATCGGCATGCTGCTCGTCCAGGACGTCAAACTGCTCCTGCTCGACGAGCCGGTGGCGGGCATGAGCCACGACGAACGCGAGGCCACCGGCGAACTCCTGCAACGCGTCAGCGCCGACCACACGGTCGTCGTCATCGAGCACGACATGGACTTCATGCGCTCCTTCGCCCGCAGCGTCAGCGTCCTGCACGCCGGCAAGGTCCTCAGCGAGGGCACGGTCGCCGACGTCCAGGCAGACGCCAAGGTCCAGGAGGTCTACCTGGGCCGCGCCTCCGAGCCGGAGACCGACAAGCCCGAACCCGCCCCCACCACCATGCCGGTGGCCGTCGCCGAGGAGGCGTGA
- a CDS encoding MarR family winged helix-turn-helix transcriptional regulator, translating to MARRPQELLHLLTRAERLAVRRVQSVLDEFDCSVEAWRVLDLLSDGQGHNMTALAEHAFLPAPSLTKLIDQLVDQNLVFRRVDPADRRRVLAHLTPRGMQRWQLLIREVRADWADLGDLLTSEETERLGDLLERMADAFEGRGPAGVRRVTTGRGERAVGRAR from the coding sequence ATGGCGAGACGGCCCCAGGAACTGCTCCACCTGCTGACACGGGCCGAACGCCTGGCCGTCCGCCGAGTGCAGTCCGTACTGGACGAGTTCGACTGCTCGGTCGAGGCGTGGCGGGTGCTGGATCTGCTGTCCGACGGGCAGGGGCACAACATGACGGCCCTCGCTGAGCACGCCTTTCTGCCGGCGCCGAGTCTGACGAAGCTCATCGACCAACTCGTGGATCAGAATCTGGTGTTCCGCCGTGTCGACCCCGCCGACCGGCGCCGGGTACTGGCCCATCTGACCCCGCGCGGAATGCAGCGTTGGCAGCTTCTGATCCGTGAAGTGCGCGCCGACTGGGCGGACTTGGGCGACCTCCTCACGAGCGAGGAGACGGAACGGCTCGGCGACCTCCTGGAGCGCATGGCCGACGCCTTCGAGGGGCGGGGCCCGGCAGGTGTGCGACGGGTCACAACAGGTCGTGGGGAGCGCGCAGTTGGGCGAGCACGTTGA
- the urtC gene encoding urea ABC transporter permease subunit UrtC, producing the protein MTTTTTPTPSVVTPPPPSPLERFRVPAGFVLGAVLLLGVAPLVLTDFRLNLLAKYLCYAIVAVGVSLAWGRGGLMVLGQGVFFGLGGYAMAMHLKLADAATTGETLPDFMQLYGSGDGLPWWWKPFANPAFALAMTVLLPMAVAAVLGFFVFRRRVKGAYFAILSQALAAALSIWLIGQQATTGGTNGLTDIQGFFGYSLDDPVNLRMVYFIIAAVLLLLMVLARQLFVSRYGELLVAVRDSEERVRFLGYDPAGVKLVAYVVAAGMAGLAGALFVPAVGIISPALIGIVPSIGFVIGAAVGGRASLVGAVLGAIAVAWAQSELSDAFPAAWTYLQGLLFVLAVGFLPGGLASLGVVLRRRRAATRTTGESA; encoded by the coding sequence ATGACGACAACGACCACCCCCACCCCCTCGGTGGTGACCCCGCCGCCCCCGTCCCCGCTGGAGCGCTTCCGCGTCCCCGCCGGCTTCGTCCTCGGCGCGGTACTCCTCCTCGGAGTCGCCCCGCTCGTGCTGACCGATTTCCGCCTCAACCTCCTCGCCAAGTACCTGTGTTACGCGATCGTCGCCGTCGGCGTCAGCCTGGCCTGGGGCCGGGGCGGGCTCATGGTGCTCGGCCAGGGCGTCTTCTTCGGCCTCGGCGGCTACGCCATGGCCATGCACCTCAAGCTCGCCGACGCCGCCACGACGGGCGAGACGCTGCCCGACTTCATGCAGCTGTACGGCAGTGGCGACGGTCTGCCGTGGTGGTGGAAGCCCTTCGCCAACCCGGCGTTCGCGCTCGCCATGACCGTGCTGCTGCCGATGGCGGTCGCCGCGGTGCTCGGGTTCTTCGTCTTCCGGCGCCGAGTGAAGGGCGCCTACTTCGCCATCCTCAGCCAGGCGCTGGCGGCTGCCCTGTCCATCTGGCTGATCGGCCAGCAGGCCACCACCGGCGGCACGAACGGGCTCACCGACATCCAGGGCTTCTTCGGCTACTCGCTGGACGACCCCGTCAACCTGCGGATGGTCTACTTCATCATCGCCGCCGTCCTACTGCTCCTGATGGTCCTGGCCCGCCAGCTGTTCGTCAGCCGGTACGGCGAACTCCTGGTCGCAGTGCGGGACTCCGAGGAGCGGGTGCGCTTCCTCGGGTACGACCCGGCGGGCGTCAAGCTCGTGGCGTACGTCGTCGCGGCCGGTATGGCCGGACTGGCGGGCGCGCTCTTCGTGCCGGCCGTCGGGATCATCTCCCCGGCGCTGATCGGGATCGTGCCGTCCATCGGCTTCGTCATCGGCGCGGCCGTCGGGGGACGCGCCTCGCTGGTCGGCGCGGTACTCGGCGCGATCGCCGTGGCCTGGGCACAGAGCGAGCTGTCCGACGCCTTCCCGGCCGCGTGGACCTACCTCCAGGGCCTGCTGTTCGTCCTCGCGGTCGGCTTCCTGCCCGGCGGCCTCGCCTCCCTGGGCGTCGTGCTGCGCAGGCGCCGGGCCGCCACTCGTACGACAGGAGAATCGGCATGA
- a CDS encoding metal-dependent hydrolase family protein encodes MIRYYTADRLITGDRGRCIRDGGVLVDDGLIRWAGPDKEVPRRLRRESEHVALGPLTLLPGLIDSHVHLALDGTPGAMDRVRTASQDELYAQMLRNAAELLCAGVTTARDLGAPGGLGVRVRDTIRSGLAPGPELVVSGAPLTVPHGHCWFMGGAGVGEQALRQVVREQIRAGVDVIKVMATGGALTHGSAAWEGQFTEAELAAVFDEATRAGLPVAAHAHGTEGIAASLRAGVHTIEHCSFLDASGAIVPDHGLIRRLAAKGVYVCPTISVRFTKHWDRRTPDRLPALPALYRQGVLVVAGTDAGTDGAPHRAYVEGLIGMARLGLPPAEILEAATSRAARALRVETLTGRIAPGLRADLIAVEGDPLHDVTALRALRLVVARGQEVRSPSQPLHTDEWVQ; translated from the coding sequence TTGATCAGGTACTACACGGCGGACCGGCTGATCACCGGCGATCGGGGCAGATGCATCCGGGACGGCGGAGTGCTGGTGGACGACGGCCTGATCCGATGGGCAGGGCCCGACAAGGAGGTGCCGCGGCGGCTGCGGAGGGAGAGCGAGCATGTGGCGCTCGGACCGCTCACGCTGCTGCCCGGGCTCATCGACAGCCATGTCCATCTGGCGCTGGACGGCACGCCCGGCGCCATGGACCGGGTGCGGACGGCCTCCCAAGACGAGTTGTACGCGCAGATGCTGCGCAACGCGGCCGAGTTGCTGTGCGCGGGCGTGACCACCGCCCGGGACCTCGGCGCGCCCGGCGGTCTCGGTGTGCGCGTCCGCGACACGATCCGCTCGGGCCTCGCTCCCGGGCCCGAACTGGTGGTGTCCGGAGCGCCGCTGACCGTGCCGCACGGGCACTGCTGGTTCATGGGTGGGGCCGGCGTCGGCGAACAGGCGTTGCGGCAGGTGGTACGGGAACAGATCCGCGCCGGTGTCGACGTCATCAAGGTCATGGCGACCGGCGGGGCGCTGACGCACGGTTCGGCCGCATGGGAGGGGCAGTTCACGGAGGCGGAGCTTGCGGCGGTCTTCGACGAGGCGACGCGTGCGGGTCTGCCCGTCGCCGCGCACGCGCACGGTACGGAGGGGATAGCAGCCTCCCTGCGGGCCGGGGTGCACACCATCGAGCACTGCAGCTTCCTCGACGCGTCCGGCGCGATCGTCCCGGATCACGGCCTCATACGCCGGCTCGCCGCGAAGGGCGTTTATGTCTGTCCGACCATCAGCGTCCGCTTCACCAAGCACTGGGACCGACGCACCCCGGACCGACTGCCCGCCCTGCCGGCCCTGTACCGGCAGGGCGTCCTTGTCGTCGCGGGCACCGACGCGGGCACCGACGGCGCGCCTCACCGCGCGTACGTCGAGGGCCTGATCGGCATGGCCCGGCTCGGTCTGCCGCCCGCGGAGATCCTGGAGGCCGCGACGTCCCGCGCGGCCCGCGCCCTGCGCGTCGAGACGCTGACTGGCCGGATCGCACCCGGCCTGCGCGCCGACCTCATAGCGGTCGAGGGCGACCCGCTGCACGACGTCACGGCCCTGCGGGCCCTGCGCCTCGTCGTCGCGAGGGGACAGGAAGTCCGCTCACCGTCCCAACCGCTCCACACCGACGAGTGGGTGCAGTGA
- the urtB gene encoding urea ABC transporter permease subunit UrtB has protein sequence MTVILNQSFTGISIGAVLLLIALGLTLTFGQMGVINMAHGEFIMAGAYTTYVLQKSISSAGVSLLVALPLAFLVAGAMGALLEWLLIRRLYTRPLDTLLVTWGVSLMLQQLARDIFGAPNVQTSAPDLLTGNISLGGGITFANSRLFILGLALLCVLGLTLILRLTPLGRRIRAVVQNRDLAEVSGIATGQVDRITFFIGSGLAGVAGVALTLVGPIGPTMGTNYIVDAFLVVVVGGIGRLKGSVITAFALGVLQSVLEYSTTVSVAKVIVLVAIVAFLQWRPQGLYTLRTRSLA, from the coding sequence ATGACGGTCATCCTCAACCAGTCCTTCACCGGCATCAGCATCGGTGCCGTCCTGCTGCTCATCGCCCTCGGCCTGACCCTGACGTTCGGTCAGATGGGCGTGATCAACATGGCGCACGGCGAGTTCATCATGGCCGGCGCCTACACGACGTACGTCCTGCAGAAGTCCATCAGCAGCGCCGGTGTCTCGCTGCTCGTCGCGCTGCCGCTGGCCTTCCTGGTCGCCGGAGCCATGGGCGCGCTGCTCGAATGGCTGCTGATCCGGCGCCTGTACACCCGGCCGCTGGACACGCTGCTGGTCACCTGGGGGGTCTCGCTGATGCTCCAGCAGCTCGCCCGTGACATCTTCGGCGCCCCCAACGTGCAGACCAGCGCCCCCGACCTGCTCACCGGCAACATCTCCCTGGGCGGCGGCATCACCTTCGCCAACAGCCGGCTGTTCATCCTCGGCCTCGCCCTGCTGTGCGTCCTCGGCCTCACGCTGATCCTCCGGCTCACCCCGCTGGGCCGCCGCATCCGCGCCGTCGTACAGAACCGGGACCTCGCGGAGGTGTCCGGGATCGCGACCGGCCAGGTCGACCGCATCACCTTCTTCATCGGCTCGGGACTCGCGGGCGTGGCCGGTGTCGCGCTCACCCTGGTCGGCCCGATCGGCCCGACGATGGGCACCAACTACATCGTCGACGCCTTCCTGGTCGTCGTCGTGGGCGGCATCGGCCGGCTCAAGGGCAGCGTCATCACCGCCTTCGCGCTCGGCGTGCTCCAGTCCGTCCTCGAATACTCGACGACGGTCAGCGTCGCCAAGGTCATCGTGCTCGTGGCGATCGTCGCCTTCCTCCAGTGGCGACCCCAGGGCCTGTACACACTGCGCACCCGGAGCCTGGCATGA
- the urtA gene encoding urea ABC transporter substrate-binding protein, protein MSGLSISRRGLLTGISAVGASAALSACGAKTGSDTSSAAGAKADTSGDTVKVGLLNSLSGTMAISEVTVHNALLLAVKEINAAGGVLGKKLKPISQDGASDWPTFAEKAEALITDDKVAATFGCWTSASRKAVKPVFERYKSPLFYPVQYEGLEESPYIFYIGATTNQQIVPALDYLKKQGLTKLYLVGSDYVFPRTANKIIRAYAKANGMEIKGEDYAPLGSTEFSTIVNKVKDAGADAVFNTLNGDSNVAFFKEYKSAGLTAKSLPVLSVSIAEEEVKSIGTQYLEGQLTAWNYYQTTPGAANTKFVAAYQAAYGKDKPTSDPMEAAYISVYLWKDMVEKAGSFDIAKVKAASDGIELDAPEGKVTVDGASQHVYKTARIGRVGADGLIEEVWNSGKPIKPDPYLKGYSWASGLS, encoded by the coding sequence ATGTCCGGGCTCAGCATCAGCAGACGTGGTCTCCTGACCGGCATATCGGCCGTCGGCGCGTCCGCCGCCCTCAGCGCCTGCGGCGCCAAGACCGGCAGTGACACCTCGTCCGCGGCCGGCGCCAAGGCGGACACCTCGGGCGACACCGTCAAGGTCGGCCTGCTGAATTCGCTCTCCGGCACCATGGCCATCAGCGAGGTCACGGTCCACAACGCGCTGCTGCTGGCGGTCAAGGAGATCAACGCGGCCGGCGGTGTACTGGGCAAGAAGCTCAAGCCCATCAGTCAGGACGGCGCCTCCGACTGGCCGACCTTCGCCGAGAAGGCCGAGGCCCTGATCACCGACGACAAGGTCGCCGCCACCTTCGGCTGCTGGACCTCGGCCAGCCGCAAGGCCGTCAAGCCGGTCTTCGAGCGGTACAAGTCGCCGCTCTTCTACCCCGTTCAGTACGAGGGCCTGGAGGAGTCGCCGTACATCTTCTACATCGGCGCCACCACCAACCAGCAGATCGTGCCGGCGCTGGACTATCTGAAGAAGCAGGGGCTGACCAAGCTCTACCTGGTCGGCAGCGACTACGTCTTCCCGCGCACCGCCAACAAGATCATCAGGGCGTACGCCAAGGCCAACGGCATGGAGATCAAGGGCGAGGACTACGCGCCGCTCGGCTCCACGGAGTTCAGCACCATCGTCAACAAGGTCAAGGACGCCGGCGCGGACGCCGTGTTCAACACCCTCAACGGCGACAGCAACGTGGCCTTCTTCAAGGAGTACAAGTCCGCGGGCCTCACCGCGAAGAGCCTGCCGGTGCTCTCCGTCTCGATCGCCGAGGAAGAGGTCAAGAGCATCGGCACCCAGTACCTGGAAGGCCAGTTGACGGCCTGGAACTACTACCAGACCACGCCGGGCGCGGCCAACACCAAGTTCGTCGCGGCATACCAGGCCGCATATGGCAAGGACAAGCCGACCAGCGACCCGATGGAGGCCGCGTACATCTCGGTCTACCTCTGGAAGGACATGGTCGAGAAGGCAGGCTCCTTCGACATCGCCAAGGTCAAGGCGGCCTCCGACGGCATTGAACTCGACGCACCCGAAGGCAAGGTCACCGTCGACGGCGCTTCCCAGCACGTCTACAAGACAGCCCGCATCGGCAGGGTCGGCGCCGACGGCCTCATCGAGGAGGTCTGGAACTCGGGCAAGCCGATCAAGCCGGACCCGTACCTGAAGGGCTACTCCTGGGCCTCCGGCCTGTCCTGA
- the fabG gene encoding 3-oxoacyl-ACP reductase FabG codes for MAVAEAAAHNENAKAEDRRVALVTGGTSGIGLAVAELLAEQGHAVFLCGRDGATVAAAVDKLRGRGFEADGVAADVTSKSDIQRLVRSTVDRFGPIHVLVNNAGRGGGGMTAELPDELWEAVIETNLNSVFRITREVLSHGGMLERGHGRVINIASTGGKQGVELAAPYSASKHGVIGFTKALGKELAQSGVTVNAVCPGYVETPMAARVRQGYAAHWGTTEDEVLTKFQAKIPLGRYSTPEEVAGLVGYLAGDLAASITAQALNVCGGLGNY; via the coding sequence ATGGCAGTGGCAGAAGCAGCCGCTCACAACGAGAACGCGAAGGCGGAGGACCGGCGGGTCGCTCTGGTCACCGGTGGCACGAGCGGTATCGGCCTCGCCGTCGCCGAACTGCTCGCGGAGCAGGGGCACGCGGTGTTCCTGTGTGGCCGGGACGGCGCGACGGTCGCCGCCGCCGTGGACAAACTGCGCGGCCGTGGCTTCGAGGCCGACGGCGTCGCCGCCGACGTCACGTCGAAATCGGACATCCAGCGCCTGGTCCGCTCCACGGTGGACCGCTTCGGCCCCATCCACGTCCTCGTCAACAACGCGGGGCGAGGCGGTGGGGGGATGACCGCCGAACTCCCCGACGAGCTTTGGGAGGCGGTCATCGAGACCAACCTCAACAGTGTCTTCCGCATCACCCGCGAGGTGCTGTCCCACGGCGGCATGCTGGAACGCGGCCACGGCCGTGTCATCAACATCGCCTCCACCGGCGGCAAGCAGGGCGTCGAACTGGCCGCCCCGTACTCCGCGTCGAAGCACGGCGTCATCGGATTCACGAAGGCGCTCGGCAAGGAACTCGCGCAGTCCGGGGTCACCGTGAACGCGGTCTGTCCCGGCTATGTGGAGACCCCGATGGCAGCCCGGGTGCGCCAGGGTTACGCGGCGCACTGGGGCACCACGGAGGACGAGGTCCTGACGAAGTTTCAGGCGAAGATCCCCCTCGGCCGCTACTCGACCCCCGAGGAGGTCGCGGGCCTGGTCGGCTACCTCGCCGGCGACCTGGCCGCCTCGATCACGGCTCAGGCCCTGAACGTGTGCGGCGGTCTGGGTAACTACTGA
- a CDS encoding FAD-dependent monooxygenase → MTQRTQQSDPPGTPLPTAVPDETVPVLIAGAGPGGLSAAVFLGLHGVPALVVERHPSTSTAVKATGQYPHTMEALAIAGAAETVRERGRAYRSDFHMVVAKTLAGPVLRTLMSGDQLSMRHVSPEDWGTASQSAVEGVLADRAAELGARLRFSTRLMSITQDADGVTGIAEHTETGEQRVIRAKYLVAADGWRSGIRQSLGIAMRGRGTVGKVLRVLFEADLSEPLSHTDGAADGRRFTALHVGHAVLFNTEVPGLYGYFRNLTPELPDGWWTNRDTVAAQIGSDLGIPDTPLKIEEIGETEISCGVAERFRDGRVLLVGDAAHVMPPTGGMGGNTAYLDGLYLGWKLAAVLNGTAGEALLDSHEAERRPYAEELVEQQFANLVDRISPELADKSLAAPLPPPVMAFGYRYPKGAVLSEPHDDGELFEDPARPTGRPGSHAPYVPLTRADGSATSTTALFGHAFVLLTGPDGAAWTEGASASADALGVAVQVHRVGPGTELLDAEGAFADAYGIGSDGASLVRPDRFVAWRSAGAHPDPAAEIERVLRHVLHRPVH, encoded by the coding sequence ATGACGCAGAGAACGCAGCAGTCCGATCCGCCCGGCACACCGTTGCCGACCGCCGTGCCCGACGAGACCGTCCCCGTCCTCATCGCGGGGGCGGGCCCCGGCGGCCTCAGCGCGGCCGTCTTCCTCGGCCTGCACGGCGTACCGGCCCTGGTGGTAGAGCGGCACCCGAGCACGTCGACCGCGGTGAAGGCCACAGGCCAGTACCCGCACACGATGGAGGCCCTGGCCATCGCGGGCGCCGCCGAGACCGTACGGGAGCGGGGGCGCGCGTACCGCAGCGACTTCCACATGGTCGTCGCGAAGACCCTCGCGGGTCCCGTACTGCGCACGCTGATGAGCGGCGACCAGCTGAGCATGCGGCACGTCTCGCCAGAGGACTGGGGCACCGCGAGCCAGTCCGCCGTGGAGGGCGTGCTCGCGGACCGGGCGGCGGAACTTGGCGCCCGGCTGCGTTTCTCGACCCGGCTGATGTCGATCACCCAGGACGCCGACGGGGTCACAGGGATCGCCGAGCACACGGAAACCGGGGAGCAGCGCGTCATCCGGGCGAAGTACCTGGTAGCGGCGGACGGCTGGCGCAGCGGCATCCGGCAGTCCCTCGGCATCGCGATGCGCGGCCGGGGCACGGTCGGCAAGGTGCTGCGCGTCCTGTTCGAGGCCGATCTGAGCGAGCCGCTGTCCCACACGGACGGCGCCGCCGACGGCCGCCGGTTCACCGCACTGCACGTGGGGCACGCGGTCCTGTTCAACACCGAGGTCCCCGGCCTGTACGGGTATTTCCGCAACCTCACGCCCGAGCTGCCGGACGGCTGGTGGACGAACAGGGACACCGTCGCCGCGCAGATCGGTTCCGACCTCGGTATCCCGGACACCCCGCTGAAGATCGAGGAGATAGGCGAGACGGAGATCTCCTGTGGTGTCGCCGAACGCTTCCGCGATGGCCGGGTGCTGCTCGTCGGTGACGCCGCGCATGTGATGCCGCCGACCGGTGGCATGGGTGGCAACACCGCCTACCTGGACGGTCTTTACCTCGGCTGGAAGCTCGCGGCAGTGCTGAACGGCACGGCGGGCGAGGCGCTGCTCGACAGCCACGAGGCCGAGCGCCGCCCGTACGCCGAGGAACTGGTGGAGCAGCAGTTCGCCAACCTCGTGGACCGTATCTCGCCTGAACTCGCGGACAAGTCCCTGGCCGCGCCGCTGCCGCCGCCGGTCATGGCGTTCGGTTACCGCTACCCGAAGGGGGCCGTGCTCAGCGAGCCGCATGACGACGGCGAGTTGTTCGAGGATCCCGCCCGGCCCACCGGCCGTCCCGGCTCCCACGCCCCGTACGTCCCTCTCACCCGGGCTGACGGCTCAGCCACCTCGACGACGGCTCTTTTCGGGCACGCGTTCGTGCTCCTCACCGGGCCCGACGGGGCGGCATGGACCGAGGGCGCCTCCGCCTCAGCGGACGCCCTCGGCGTGGCCGTCCAGGTGCACCGCGTCGGGCCCGGTACCGAATTGCTGGACGCCGAGGGGGCGTTCGCCGACGCGTACGGCATCGGCTCCGACGGGGCCTCTCTGGTGCGGCCCGACCGGTTCGTGGCATGGCGGTCCGCGGGAGCGCACCCGGACCCGGCCGCCGAGATCGAGCGCGTGCTGCGGCACGTACTGCACCGGCCCGTGCACTGA